A stretch of the Chitinophagaceae bacterium genome encodes the following:
- a CDS encoding NYN domain-containing protein, translating into MSEVTNLRMAMLIDGDNAQPKLIALILTEASKYGKVTIRRVYGDWTQQSMNGWKNVLNENAISPIQKFSYTTGKNSTDSALIIDAMDILHSKLVDGFCIVSSDSDYTGLAKRIREEGIFVLGIGEQKTPKAFVHSCDSFTFCETLLAEEEAEKTPHTKQKIKYTVLNKSASKHDLNILNRAFNMVVGDNETAYLSEIGLGLRKLDPSFDHRTYGFKSLAELFRSLENEFEVLTNDANGMKVYMVKRK; encoded by the coding sequence ATGAGTGAAGTAACCAACCTGCGAATGGCCATGCTGATTGATGGCGACAACGCACAACCGAAACTGATTGCATTAATTCTAACTGAAGCCTCCAAGTATGGCAAGGTGACCATCCGCCGTGTGTATGGCGACTGGACGCAACAATCCATGAACGGTTGGAAAAATGTATTGAATGAAAATGCCATAAGCCCTATTCAAAAATTTTCTTACACCACTGGAAAAAATTCTACCGACAGTGCATTGATTATTGATGCCATGGATATTTTACACAGTAAACTGGTAGATGGTTTCTGTATTGTTTCCAGCGACAGTGATTATACCGGCCTTGCCAAACGCATCCGCGAAGAAGGCATTTTTGTATTGGGAATTGGCGAACAAAAAACACCAAAGGCTTTTGTGCATTCCTGCGACAGCTTTACTTTTTGCGAAACATTGCTGGCAGAAGAAGAAGCTGAAAAGACACCGCATACCAAACAAAAAATAAAATATACGGTACTCAATAAATCCGCTTCCAAACATGATCTCAATATCCTGAACAGAGCTTTTAACATGGTAGTCGGCGATAATGAAACTGCTTACCTCTCAGAAATTGGTTTGGGATTACGAAAGCTCGATCCAAGTTTCGATCATCGAACTTACGGTTTTAAATCACTGGCAGAATTATTCCGCTCACTTGAAAATGAATTTGAAGTGCTTACCAATGATGCGAATGGAATGAAGGTTTATATGGTAAAAAGAAAGTAG
- a CDS encoding PorT family protein, producing the protein MPQRKNPDKDKRYNSVCSGTIFTMDKSILLKFLFVVFMTCFYTAARSQDADKTELRFRGGAVLGLNACQVDGDDFAGYHKLGLNGGFLAEIPVSKRFFFSMEILYSQKGAKSRTYPGIPTEYKVNLDYAEIPLLFNFQEKSAVNFGLGVSYGRLVRNKEYVDQLAQPTSDDFDRDDICAIANGNYLISDHFRLNLRFAYSIVPMGHRDSSNFNNRGMYNNVLSFRLAYVM; encoded by the coding sequence TTGCCTCAGCGAAAAAATCCGGACAAAGATAAACGTTACAATTCAGTTTGCTCCGGTACGATATTCACAATGGATAAAAGCATACTGCTGAAATTTTTATTCGTGGTTTTCATGACTTGCTTTTATACAGCGGCAAGGTCACAGGATGCCGACAAAACGGAACTTCGGTTTCGCGGCGGTGCAGTTTTAGGACTGAATGCCTGCCAGGTAGATGGTGATGATTTTGCAGGTTATCATAAGCTCGGACTTAATGGCGGTTTTTTGGCTGAAATTCCTGTTTCCAAAAGATTCTTCTTTAGCATGGAAATTCTTTACAGTCAAAAAGGAGCTAAAAGCCGTACCTATCCCGGTATTCCGACAGAATATAAAGTAAACCTCGATTATGCTGAAATTCCCCTGCTCTTTAATTTCCAGGAAAAGTCTGCAGTGAATTTTGGGTTAGGTGTTTCTTACGGAAGACTGGTCAGAAATAAAGAATATGTTGATCAACTTGCGCAACCAACTTCAGATGATTTTGATCGCGATGATATTTGCGCTATTGCCAATGGCAATTATCTGATCTCTGATCATTTTCGATTGAATTTGCGTTTTGCTTATTCCATAGTTCCTATGGGACATCGCGACTCCAGCAATTTCAATAACAGGGGCATGTATAACAATGTGCTTTCCTTCAGGCTGGCTTATGTGATGTAA
- a CDS encoding MBL fold metallo-hydrolase, with translation MKVTFLGTGTSQGIPVISCPCAICHSPDTRDQRLRTSILIDSGDTCIAVDAGPDFRQQMLREKVKRLDAVLFTHAHKDHLAGLDDVRAFNYFQQQPMDVYATLPVQQVIRNEFSYAFDRENDYPGIPKIKLHMIDLRPFKIRNIAFDPIEVFHFKLPVLGFRFNDFTYITEANFISEEEKRKIKGSRFLVLNALRKEKHISHFNLEEAIALAKEIGAEATYFTHISHQLGKHEEVEKLLPPNIYLAYDGLKIEW, from the coding sequence TTGAAGGTTACATTTTTAGGAACGGGTACTTCGCAAGGCATTCCGGTTATCAGTTGTCCATGTGCTATTTGTCATTCACCGGACACCAGGGATCAACGGTTACGGACTTCCATACTGATTGATTCCGGTGATACTTGTATTGCCGTTGATGCTGGTCCTGACTTCCGCCAACAAATGCTTCGTGAAAAAGTGAAACGACTGGATGCTGTTTTGTTTACGCATGCACACAAAGACCACCTTGCCGGATTGGATGATGTGCGTGCCTTTAACTATTTTCAACAGCAACCAATGGATGTTTATGCAACACTACCGGTTCAACAAGTAATACGCAATGAATTTTCTTATGCATTTGACAGGGAGAATGATTATCCGGGCATTCCAAAAATTAAGCTGCACATGATTGATTTGCGTCCGTTCAAAATAAGAAACATTGCTTTTGATCCTATAGAAGTTTTCCATTTTAAATTGCCTGTGTTGGGGTTTCGTTTTAATGATTTCACCTACATAACCGAGGCGAATTTTATTTCGGAAGAAGAAAAAAGGAAAATAAAAGGGTCGCGGTTTCTGGTGTTGAATGCACTTCGTAAAGAGAAGCATATTTCTCATTTTAACCTCGAAGAAGCTATTGCCCTGGCAAAAGAGATAGGTGCAGAAGCAACCTATTTCACGCACATCAGCCATCAGTTGGGAAAGCATGAAGAAGTAGAAAAACTACTGCCGCCGAATATTTATCTGGCGTATGACGGATTAAAAATTGAATGGTAG
- a CDS encoding helix-hairpin-helix domain-containing protein produces the protein MGVPEKNIRTILKYRSKGGKFFKKEDLKMIYGFRESDFNRLEPYIQFAGQSQVIKPASESMEKEVVVMKRALLEVNAADSAQLDLLRGVGPVLSSRIIKYRNKLGGFVSLEQLQEIYGLSPESFDIIKDQLTIDESAVHKLSINFISINDLKMHPYFRYPIATMIINYRDQHGHFQQPEDLKNVEVITDSIYKKIIPYLLF, from the coding sequence TTGGGTGTGCCGGAAAAAAATATCCGGACGATTTTGAAATACCGTTCAAAGGGCGGAAAATTTTTCAAAAAGGAAGACCTCAAAATGATATATGGTTTCAGGGAATCGGATTTCAACCGGCTCGAGCCATACATTCAATTTGCAGGGCAATCGCAGGTTATTAAACCGGCAAGCGAATCAATGGAGAAAGAGGTAGTTGTTATGAAAAGGGCTTTGCTCGAAGTGAATGCGGCGGATTCTGCGCAATTGGATTTGCTCCGGGGAGTAGGTCCGGTATTATCTTCGAGGATAATTAAATACAGAAATAAATTGGGAGGTTTTGTATCGTTGGAACAATTGCAGGAGATATATGGATTGTCACCTGAATCATTTGATATAATTAAGGATCAGTTGACAATTGATGAATCGGCCGTGCATAAATTAAGTATTAATTTTATTTCTATAAATGATCTGAAAATGCATCCGTATTTCAGGTATCCGATAGCAACGATGATCATCAACTATCGTGATCAGCACGGACACTTTCAGCAGCCGGAGGATTTAAAAAATGTGGAAGTGATAACTGATTCGATCTACAAAAAGATCATTCCTTATTTACTTTTTTGA
- the der gene encoding ribosome biogenesis GTPase Der: MNNTVAIIGRPNVGKSTLFNRLVGERKAIVDDVSGVTRDRIYGISEWNGKTFNVIDTGGFVTNSDETFEKEIRKQVNLAIEESNVILFVVDAVVGITDLEQDITEKLRKSNKIVLLVVNKVDNPSRMYQASEFYGLGFDKVFFLAAISGSGTGELLDEIVPYIEVPAESLDENLARIAILGQPNVGKSSMVNMLMGVERNIVTDIAGTTRDSIHSHYKLFQKEFILIDTAGIRKKAKVNEDLEFYSVIRAVKALDEADICVLMLDAQMGIEKQDLSILSMAEKKRKGVVVVVNKWDLIDKGTNTMKMMEDDIRKKVAPFKDIPIIFTSVIEKQRVFKVIETALEVQDNRKRVINEKELNDKMQKVIEQFPHPSIRGAFLDVKSVVQVPATTPTFIFWVNFPNDVKASYRQFLDNQLRAHFKFTGVPLNLFFRKNRQFNEMLNILLPLPPQFLTLNF; the protein is encoded by the coding sequence ATGAATAATACTGTCGCCATCATCGGACGCCCGAATGTGGGAAAATCTACACTGTTCAACCGTTTGGTGGGAGAGCGCAAAGCTATTGTAGATGATGTCAGCGGCGTTACACGCGACCGCATCTATGGTATTTCTGAATGGAATGGAAAAACATTTAATGTAATCGACACCGGTGGTTTTGTAACCAACTCAGATGAAACATTCGAAAAAGAAATCCGCAAGCAGGTGAATCTTGCAATAGAAGAATCGAATGTGATTTTATTTGTGGTGGATGCAGTTGTCGGCATAACAGATCTTGAACAGGACATCACGGAAAAGCTCCGTAAGAGCAACAAAATTGTTCTTCTCGTGGTTAACAAAGTGGATAATCCCTCACGCATGTACCAGGCGAGTGAATTTTATGGGCTTGGCTTTGATAAAGTTTTTTTTCTCGCTGCTATCAGTGGAAGTGGCACCGGTGAATTGCTCGATGAAATTGTGCCTTACATAGAAGTTCCGGCGGAAAGTCTCGATGAAAATCTTGCGAGGATTGCCATCCTCGGTCAGCCTAATGTTGGCAAATCGTCGATGGTGAACATGCTGATGGGAGTGGAGCGAAACATCGTAACAGATATTGCCGGCACCACCCGTGATTCTATTCATTCTCATTACAAGTTGTTTCAGAAAGAATTCATATTGATTGATACAGCCGGCATAAGAAAGAAAGCTAAGGTAAATGAGGACCTGGAATTCTATTCTGTGATCAGGGCAGTCAAAGCGCTGGATGAAGCAGATATCTGCGTGTTGATGCTTGACGCGCAAATGGGCATAGAAAAGCAAGACCTGAGCATTCTTTCAATGGCAGAAAAGAAAAGAAAAGGGGTGGTTGTAGTGGTGAACAAATGGGATTTGATTGACAAAGGAACCAATACCATGAAAATGATGGAAGATGATATCCGTAAAAAAGTTGCACCCTTCAAAGATATTCCGATCATTTTCACCAGCGTAATAGAAAAACAGCGGGTATTCAAAGTAATTGAAACGGCGTTGGAAGTGCAGGATAACCGGAAGCGGGTGATCAATGAAAAGGAATTGAATGATAAGATGCAAAAGGTTATTGAACAGTTTCCGCATCCTTCTATTCGTGGGGCATTTCTGGATGTAAAGAGTGTGGTTCAGGTACCGGCAACCACTCCAACGTTCATATTCTGGGTCAACTTTCCCAATGATGTGAAGGCCAGCTACCGTCAGTTTCTCGATAACCAGCTTAGGGCACATTTTAAATTCACCGGTGTACCCTTAAACCTGTTTTTCAGAAAAAATAGGCAGTTTAACGAAATGTTAAATATTTTGTTACCTTTGCCCCCGCAATTTCTAACCTTAAATTTTTAA
- a CDS encoding GNAT family N-acetyltransferase — MLEINVVGFPAINTERLRLRAVNQADAEQILAIRSNELVLQYMDTKRMERLDEAFAFLQFIETAYINKTGITWGIALHENDKIIGTIAYWRIMREHYRAEIGYSLLADFWGKGIMLEAMKSVLQFGFQVLKLHSIEANVNPANQPSIKLLERSGFVKEAHFKENYYFNGRFLDSAIYSLITPS, encoded by the coding sequence ATGCTAGAAATCAATGTTGTTGGTTTTCCTGCAATTAATACTGAAAGGCTGCGACTTCGCGCAGTTAATCAGGCTGATGCTGAACAAATACTTGCCATCAGGTCTAACGAATTGGTTCTGCAGTATATGGATACAAAAAGAATGGAACGTCTGGATGAAGCATTCGCATTTTTACAGTTCATTGAAACAGCTTATATAAACAAAACCGGCATCACCTGGGGCATTGCGCTACATGAAAACGATAAAATTATTGGTACCATCGCCTATTGGCGAATCATGCGTGAGCATTATCGTGCAGAGATAGGCTATTCATTACTTGCTGATTTCTGGGGAAAGGGAATTATGCTCGAAGCAATGAAATCCGTCCTGCAGTTTGGATTTCAGGTGCTGAAACTACACAGCATTGAGGCAAATGTGAATCCTGCGAATCAGCCATCCATTAAACTCCTGGAGCGTTCAGGATTTGTGAAGGAAGCTCACTTTAAAGAGAATTATTATTTCAATGGCAGATTTCTGGATAGTGCTATTTATTCACTTATAACACCCTCATGA
- a CDS encoding PDZ domain-containing protein: protein MNRKFNIWLPIIMAVILAAGIQIGLVLNGADKPPIFSRSKAGTLDQVLDYVRAKYVDTVNLNNLQEGVIDKVLENLDPHSTFIPASDLKEVNQELEGNFEGIGIEFFIVADTIMVVNVISGGPAESVGILSGDKIITINDSLFAGRKINDRDVVNQLRGKKGTKVKIGALRKIRGPLLQFTITRDKIPMYSIDASYMIDAQTGLVKINRFSETTYDEFMNALKKLKQQGMSRLIIDLRQNGGGYLNAATDITDELLDQPKLMVYTKRTGLFKNRLQDTRSGPV from the coding sequence ATGAACAGAAAATTCAACATTTGGTTACCTATCATTATGGCTGTGATACTGGCAGCCGGAATACAAATAGGTCTCGTATTAAATGGTGCAGATAAGCCTCCCATCTTCAGCAGATCCAAAGCCGGCACATTGGACCAGGTACTTGACTATGTGAGGGCAAAATATGTTGACACCGTAAATTTAAACAACCTTCAGGAAGGTGTTATTGATAAAGTGCTGGAAAACCTCGATCCGCATTCTACTTTCATTCCTGCCAGCGATCTGAAAGAAGTAAACCAGGAACTCGAAGGAAATTTTGAAGGGATCGGTATTGAATTTTTTATAGTGGCTGATACAATAATGGTGGTAAATGTTATTTCCGGCGGCCCCGCTGAATCTGTCGGAATATTGTCGGGGGATAAAATCATTACGATTAACGATTCACTTTTCGCAGGAAGGAAAATTAACGACCGTGATGTGGTGAACCAACTCAGGGGTAAGAAGGGAACAAAAGTAAAAATTGGTGCCCTCCGGAAAATACGGGGACCATTACTCCAATTTACAATAACCCGTGATAAGATTCCAATGTATAGTATTGATGCATCTTATATGATTGATGCGCAAACGGGATTAGTAAAAATCAACCGCTTCAGTGAAACAACTTATGATGAATTTATGAATGCACTGAAGAAACTGAAGCAACAGGGCATGAGCAGGTTAATCATAGACCTTCGTCAAAATGGTGGTGGATATCTGAATGCAGCCACTGATATTACTGATGAACTGCTCGACCAACCCAAACTGATGGTATATACCAAAAGGACGGGTCTATTCAAGAACCGATTACAAGACACGCGTTCTGGGCCAGTTTGA
- a CDS encoding N-acetylmuramic acid 6-phosphate etherase, translating into MELFKKTTEAVSKYNHLEQMTVRELLTGINREDKSVSDSVERVIPQLELLINVIVAKMKDEGRLFYIGSGTSGRLGVVDASECPPTFGVATGLVIGLIAGGDGAIRKAVEFAEDNLEQGWLDLQANDISEKDVVIGITASGTTPYVIGAIKKCKEHQITTACITCNADTPLAGIADYPIEVITGPEFITGSTRMKAGTAQKLILNMISTSVMIQLGHVLDNKMVDMQLTNEKLIDRGAKMLMREFAWDYKRARGILQEFGSVRKVMDLHKRKPKV; encoded by the coding sequence ATGGAGCTATTTAAGAAAACTACAGAAGCGGTTTCAAAATATAACCACCTCGAACAAATGACCGTTCGTGAATTACTGACTGGCATCAACAGGGAAGACAAGTCTGTTTCTGATTCCGTTGAAAGAGTAATTCCGCAGTTGGAATTATTGATCAATGTGATCGTAGCAAAAATGAAAGACGAAGGAAGACTGTTTTATATCGGAAGCGGAACAAGTGGCAGGTTAGGAGTGGTTGATGCTTCGGAATGTCCACCAACTTTTGGTGTTGCAACAGGATTGGTAATAGGATTAATTGCGGGTGGAGATGGAGCCATCAGGAAAGCCGTTGAATTTGCAGAAGACAATCTGGAGCAGGGTTGGCTTGATTTGCAGGCGAATGATATAAGTGAGAAGGATGTGGTAATCGGCATTACCGCATCAGGAACTACTCCTTATGTTATTGGCGCGATCAAAAAATGTAAAGAACATCAGATCACTACAGCATGTATAACATGTAATGCGGATACGCCGCTTGCAGGGATTGCAGATTATCCGATTGAAGTAATTACAGGTCCTGAGTTTATTACAGGCAGCACGAGGATGAAAGCCGGTACTGCTCAGAAATTAATTTTGAATATGATCAGTACATCAGTAATGATTCAGCTTGGCCATGTGCTTGATAACAAGATGGTGGATATGCAATTGACCAATGAGAAATTGATTGACCGTGGCGCAAAAATGCTGATGCGCGAGTTTGCCTGGGATTATAAACGCGCCCGCGGTATTCTGCAGGAATTCGGCAGTGTTCGAAAGGTGATGGACTTACACAAAAGAAAACCCAAAGTTTGA
- a CDS encoding T9SS type A sorting domain-containing protein, producing MFTAEDSVYGYELFKMDLENTTGINASFQNSSDNKVLAIPNPFINETELTVENELHHAIKQITVFDLYGRVCSSLSWSQDIAIEIGNDLKPGIYFVKVSTPEENYLVKIIKVK from the coding sequence TTGTTTACTGCCGAAGACAGTGTATATGGTTATGAATTGTTCAAGATGGATTTAGAAAATACTACAGGCATAAATGCATCATTCCAAAATTCTTCAGACAACAAAGTACTAGCGATTCCCAATCCTTTTATTAATGAAACTGAATTAACAGTAGAAAATGAATTGCATCATGCTATAAAACAGATAACTGTTTTTGACCTCTATGGAAGAGTTTGCTCATCTCTTTCATGGTCTCAGGATATTGCAATAGAAATTGGTAATGATCTTAAACCAGGAATTTATTTTGTAAAAGTCAGCACACCGGAAGAGAATTACCTGGTAAAGATTATCAAAGTGAAATAA
- a CDS encoding polysaccharide biosynthesis protein yields MTRLVAINRLRFKYRSLVPRWAIFTIDTLIVSTALLFAFLLRFNFQIPPHELQYMYLSMPLLLTIRVIGFLLFRIYAGMIQYTGSEDAQRVAIMLALGTLMAGILNFISLEISGIYLVPFSVIIIEFFISVFAMSAYRLGVKLLYEELVQTRKEKSNVIILGANEYGLITKKTLERDPKKDVQVIAFIDNKSDLLRQKMEGVSIYDSKNDLEELLQEQPVDLLIIAIPNIPASRKKQVVDTCLKYNVRVLHVPPMSKWINGELSMNQIREVKIEELLERDIIQLDNDRISSQLLGKRILVTGAAGSIGSEIARQVASFQPEKLFLLDQAETPLFELQQELKNELSAEKFEVVIGDVRNQERMENVIASFRPQIIYHAAAYKHVPMMEDNPSESLLTNVLGTIICADLAVKYEVETFVFVSTDKAVNPTNVMGASKRIAEIYVQSLNKFLTEKEIETNTRFITTRFGNVLGSNGSVIPHFRKQIAEGGPVTVTDPEVTRFFMTIPEACQLVLEAGAMGNGGEIFIFDMGEPVRIVDLAKKMIQLSGLELGKDIQITFTGLRPGEKLVEELLNTNENTIPTHHPKIMIAKVREYTFETVNRNIRELIGLFDNQDNVEIVSKMKELVPEFISNNSVFERLDQHSVSQ; encoded by the coding sequence TTGACTCGTCTTGTGGCAATCAACCGGCTTCGTTTCAAATATCGATCACTGGTGCCCCGTTGGGCCATCTTCACCATAGATACGTTAATTGTATCCACGGCACTGCTATTTGCTTTTCTGCTACGATTTAATTTTCAGATCCCGCCACATGAACTTCAATACATGTACCTGTCAATGCCGCTATTGCTGACAATACGGGTAATTGGGTTTTTACTTTTTCGGATTTATGCAGGCATGATTCAATACACCGGTTCTGAAGATGCACAACGTGTGGCCATTATGCTCGCGCTGGGGACCTTAATGGCTGGAATCCTCAACTTTATTTCCTTAGAAATTAGCGGCATTTACCTCGTGCCGTTTTCAGTTATCATCATCGAATTTTTCATTTCTGTTTTTGCCATGTCGGCTTACCGCTTAGGTGTTAAATTGCTATATGAAGAACTTGTCCAGACAAGGAAAGAAAAATCAAACGTAATCATTCTCGGTGCGAATGAATATGGGCTCATTACTAAAAAAACACTGGAGCGTGATCCGAAGAAAGATGTGCAGGTGATTGCATTTATTGATAATAAAAGTGATCTGTTGCGTCAAAAGATGGAAGGCGTTTCTATCTACGATTCTAAAAATGATCTGGAAGAATTGCTGCAGGAGCAACCTGTTGACCTTTTGATTATTGCCATTCCTAATATTCCCGCCAGTCGTAAAAAACAAGTGGTAGATACATGCCTGAAATATAATGTGAGGGTATTGCATGTACCACCTATGTCGAAATGGATCAATGGTGAATTGAGTATGAATCAGATCAGAGAAGTGAAGATAGAAGAGTTACTCGAGCGGGATATTATTCAGTTGGACAATGATCGCATCAGCAGCCAATTATTGGGAAAGCGAATTCTGGTTACCGGTGCAGCGGGTTCAATTGGAAGTGAAATCGCAAGGCAGGTAGCCAGCTTTCAGCCTGAAAAACTTTTTCTACTCGACCAGGCGGAGACGCCATTGTTTGAGTTGCAACAGGAGTTAAAGAATGAATTGAGCGCTGAAAAATTTGAAGTGGTAATCGGTGATGTGCGAAACCAGGAACGCATGGAAAATGTGATCGCCTCCTTCCGGCCACAAATAATTTACCATGCAGCAGCTTATAAGCATGTGCCGATGATGGAGGATAATCCATCAGAGTCTTTGCTCACAAATGTATTGGGAACAATTATTTGCGCTGACCTGGCTGTAAAATATGAAGTGGAGACTTTTGTTTTCGTATCGACTGACAAAGCGGTAAATCCGACCAATGTAATGGGCGCGTCGAAACGCATTGCGGAAATTTATGTGCAATCGCTCAATAAGTTTCTGACTGAAAAGGAGATCGAAACCAATACCCGTTTTATAACAACCCGATTCGGAAATGTGCTGGGTTCCAACGGATCTGTGATTCCTCATTTCAGAAAACAGATTGCTGAAGGAGGTCCTGTTACTGTGACAGATCCGGAAGTAACACGATTTTTTATGACGATTCCTGAAGCCTGCCAATTGGTGCTGGAAGCCGGCGCGATGGGCAACGGCGGTGAAATTTTCATCTTCGATATGGGTGAACCTGTCCGCATCGTTGATCTCGCAAAAAAAATGATTCAGCTTTCAGGGTTGGAATTGGGGAAAGATATACAGATCACTTTCACCGGTTTGCGGCCCGGCGAAAAGTTGGTCGAAGAATTATTGAACACCAATGAAAATACCATTCCTACACATCATCCAAAAATTATGATTGCAAAAGTGCGGGAATATACCTTTGAAACAGTTAATAGAAATATCAGGGAACTGATTGGTCTGTTCGACAATCAGGATAATGTGGAGATCGTATCAAAAATGAAAGAACTCGTTCCGGAATTTATCAGCAATAACTCGGTGTTTGAAAGACTTGATCAACATTCGGTGAGTCAATAA